CAAAACCACCCCGTATTTATATGCCGGAAAGGCTAAACCCCCGATGATCTCTTTAGTTTCCTCAAACTCCATCTCCCCTATGACCCACACATCCACCTCGTATGGCACGTCCGTTAAAGACGTACGCAATCGCTGCCTCTCATCGTGCTTGACTACCGGATCGGCTGCCACCACTAACAAATCGAAATCACTGTCGGGG
This sequence is a window from Candidatus Poribacteria bacterium. Protein-coding genes within it:
- a CDS encoding nucleotidyltransferase domain-containing protein; amino-acid sequence: MTAEQEHQVALLLKDRILAGMNQPIRQIILYGSRAQGQERPDSDFDLLVVAADPVVKHDERQRLRTSLTDVPYEVDVWVIGEMEFEETKEIIGGLAFPAYKYGVVLHEAS